Genomic DNA from bacterium:
TGATTTTCTCAAGTTTAACAAACCAGCAGCGATCACCATCTTTTACAAATACCTGGTCGCTTTCAGTAAGAATTTCTTTGTCGGTCTCGACAGCGGCTTTCTTTCTTCCTTTTTCAATTAACTTGTTGACGGTCTCTTCGAGGCGCTTTGGCTCGATTGGTTTTAGTAAATAATCGAGTGCGTTGTACTCAAAAGCTTTTAATGCGTACTCATCGTAAGCGGTAGTAAATACAACAATTGGTACACTGTCCAGTTCTTCCAGAAGTTCAAATCCCGTTTTGCCCGGCATCTGGATATCCAGAAAAATCAAATCCGGTTTCAGTTCGTTTATTTTTTCGAGTGCATCTTCTGCATTCACTGCTTCACCCACAACCTGCAGATCTTTGAAAGGTGTAAGAAGCCGTTTTAATTCTGCACGAGCTAATCTTTCGTCGTCAACTATTAAAGCTTTCATTTTATTTCCCTCTTAATTGTTTATGCTTGACCCTGTTTGTCAATATATTGTTTAAATGATATTTGAATTCTAACATTTAAAACTAGCTAATTGTAATTAACTAAAATTACGCAGATTACCGTCTTGTCATATTGAGCGAAGCGAAATATCTCAAATTTGTTCTAAATTGTAAGCCTTGAGATTCTTCATCCGGCTGTTGCCGGATTCAGAATGACAGCATTGTATAACCTCTGTAATTAACTAAAATTATTACTTCCGGAAACAGTTGGAATTTCAATTTCTGCGAGAACGGTATTCCCATTCTCATTCATAATAGAAAAATGTGCTTCATCACCAAAGAGAAGATTGAGTCTGTGTTTTGTGTTGCTCACACCAAAACCATTTGAACTTTTTAACTGCTCTTCGTTGAAGTGTCCGCTGTTTCGTATTTCAATTTTTAATTTCGGACCATTTGACGTAGTAACCATTTTTGATTTCAACTGAACTTCACCGCCTTCGGTACGTTTTGCAATTCCGTGCTTTATACCATTCTCCACCAATGTCTGAATCATCATCGGAGGAATTTCAATTTTGTTCGTGATCCTGTCGATATCAATTTTATATTTCAATCTGTCTTCGAATCTGATTCTTTCAAGATCGAGATAGTTCTTTACTGTTTCAACTTCGTCTTCAAGCGGAACTCTTTCCATTCTTTCCATCTGCAATGAGTAACGGAGTATGTTCGAAAGTTTTGTTATCGCAACTTTAGCTGATTCGGGATCTTCTTCAATCAATGC
This window encodes:
- a CDS encoding response regulator, with amino-acid sequence MKALIVDDERLARAELKRLLTPFKDLQVVGEAVNAEDALEKINELKPDLIFLDIQMPGKTGFELLEELDSVPIVVFTTAYDEYALKAFEYNALDYLLKPIEPKRLEETVNKLIEKGRKKAAVETDKEILTESDQVFVKDGDRCWFVKLEKIRLLESEGNYVRLFFEDNKPLILRTLNYLDERLDSKVFFRANRKHIINLKWVDSIEPWLNGGLLVKLKDGHKVEVSRRQAVKFKDMLSL